A single window of Gossypium arboreum isolate Shixiya-1 chromosome 13, ASM2569848v2, whole genome shotgun sequence DNA harbors:
- the LOC128286830 gene encoding uncharacterized protein LOC128286830 produces the protein MGIFCESSVSEMTVISPLGQLVRVDKLFRNVPLEVQGVVFPADLMELPFGEFDLILGMDWLGKYHASLDCAAKCMVLKTTKDEEVVVIGERRDYLTNATSALKAEKYVRKGGEAFLPYIGVSDSEGSSVEDDILVYSRTEEEHDAHICVVLQVLREKQLYIKFSKCEFWLREVTFLGHMVSAEGVRVDPRKIVAILDWKPLKTKELNLRQRTWIELLKDYQSSIEYHPGKANVVTDPLSRKAVANLRVMFARLSLLDDSSLLAELQPGFKWEVTDFVSKCLACQQVKAEHQQPSGLLQPGSLIHISILEEVTQGNGFKVGLQYCVPSSDRRTVKEVSDRQNSYVDLKRKEIEYSVGDYVFHKVSPWKKILRFRRKGKLSPRFIGPCRPVAYQLELAPELDQIHDVFHVSMLRRYPSDPSHIVPVKEIEVKPNLTFEEELVVTAQN, from the exons ATGGGTATTTTTTGTGAGAGTAGTGTTAGTGAAATGACGGTGATAAGTCCACTGGGACAGTTAGTAAGGGTAGATAAGTTGTTCAGGAATGTGCCTCTAGAGGTTCAAGGAGTAGTTTTTCCAGCGGATTTGATGGAGCTACCGTTTGGTGAATTCGACCTTATCTTAGGGATGGATTGGCTGGGTAAATACCATGCAAGtttagattgtgctgctaagtgTATGGTGTTGAAGACAACTAAAGATGAGGAGGTGGTTGTGATTGGGGAGCGAAGGGACTATCTAACAAATGCAACCTCTGCACTAAAGGCTGAGAAATATGTCCGGAAGGGTGGTGAGGCGTTTCTCCCCTATATTGGTGTATCTGATTCGGAGGGTTCTTCAGTCGAAG atgatatcctGGTGTATTCAAGAACTGAGGAAGAACATGATGCGCATATCTGTGTTGTTCTGCAGGTTTTGAGGGAGAAGCAGTTATACattaagtttagcaaatgtgagttctggctacGCGAGGTGACATTTCTGGGTCACATGGTTTCTGCCGAGGGggttagggttgatcctcgaaaaatcgttgctattctggattggaaaccacTTAAGACC aaagagttgaaccttaggcagcgaaCGTGGAtagagctgcttaaggattatcaATCCTcaattgaataccaccctggtaaggctaatgtggtaacGGATCCACTAAGCCGTAAGGCTGTAGCTAATTTGAGagtgatgtttgctcgtctcagcttACTTGATGATAGTAGCTTGTTGGCTGAGCTGCAA CCAGGATTTAAGTGGGAAGTTACAGATTTTGTAAGTAAGTGCCTGgcatgccagcaagttaaggctgagcatcaacaGCCTTCAGGCTTattgcagcca GGATCCttgattcacatctcgattttggaagaagttacacaaGGTAATGGattcaaggttggacttcagtactgcgttccatcttcagacagaCGAACAGTCaaagagg TGTCAGACAGACAAAATTCGTATGTAGACTTGaaacgtaaggagattgagtactctgtAGGGGATTATGTCTTTCataaagtctcaccgtggaagaagattctgaggttTAGACGGAAaggcaagctaagccctaggttcattgggccttgtCGTCCTGTcgcctatcaacttgagttggCTCCAGAGTTGGatcagattcatgatgttttccacgTCTCCATGCTAAGGCGTTATCCCTCTGATCCCTCACATATTGTTCCAGTCAAGGAAATAGAGGTTAAGCCAAATCTGACGTTCGAGGAGGAgctagttgtgacagcccaaaattga